In a genomic window of Phragmites australis chromosome 14, lpPhrAust1.1, whole genome shotgun sequence:
- the LOC133890770 gene encoding heterogeneous nuclear ribonucleoprotein 1-like, whose protein sequence is MEAADYSGKLFVGGISWETDEDRLREYFARFGEVTEAVIMRDRSTGRARGFGFVVFADAGVAERVTMDKHMIDGRMVEAKKAVPRDDHSIVSKSNGSSIGSPGPGRTRKIFVGGLPSNVTEAEFRGYFEQFGVITDVVVMYDHNTQRPRGFGFITYDSEDAVDKALHKSFHELNGKMVEVKRAVPKEQSPGPVARSPVGGQNYGMSRAHSFLNGFNHGYNPNPVGGYGMRVDGRFGLPTGARNGLTSFGPGYGMGMNIEGGTSANFGANSGFINSSNGRQIGSYYNGSSNRLANPVGYLGLTDDSGSILSSMSRNVWGNGNLNYMSNPTNMNAFASTGIGGQGSITGDSINWGGLTSAHAMGSISSLGSGNLGRGTGDNNFGLPSGTYGRTNSTGTIGELFSAPTNTYEVNNPDTYGSSSIYGDTNWRFTSSEVHTPPFGHDLGNVDPDIKSDISASYMGGYNNQPSRGITS, encoded by the exons aTGGAGGCGGCGGACTACTCCGGGAAGCTCTTCGTCGGCGGCATCTCCTGGGAGACGGACGAGGATCGCCTCCGCGAGTACTTCGCCCGGTTCGGGGAGGTCACCGAGGCCGTCATCATGCGGGACCGCAGCACCGGCCGCGCCCGTGGGTTCGGGTTCGTGGTCTTCGCCGACGCCGGGGTCGCCGAGCGGGTCACCATGGACAAGCACATGATCGACGGGCGCATG GTGGAGGCGAAGAAAGCTGTTCCCAGGGACGACCACAGTATCGTGAGCAAGAGCAATGGCAGCAGCATCGGGTCACCTGGACCGGGCCGTACTAGAAAGATATTTGTTGGAGGTCTGCCCTCTAATGTTACCGAGGCTGAGTTCAGAGGGTATTTTGAGCAATTCGGTGTGATAACCGATGTGGTTGTGATGTACGACCACAACACGCAGAGGCCGAGGGGCTTTGGCTTCATCACCTATGATTCAGAAGACGCAGTGGATAAGGCTCTGCACAAGAGCTTCCATGAGCTGAATGGTAAAATGGTTGAGGTCAAGAGGGCTGTTCCAAAGGAGCAGTCTCCTGGACCTGTCGCACGTTCACCTGTGGGAGGGCAGAACTATGGTATGAGCAGGGCTCATAGCTTCCTCAATGGCTTCAACCATGGTTACAACCCGAACCCCGTAGGAGGTTATGGCATGAGGGTGGATGGAAGGTTTGGTCTGCCTACTGGTGCACGAAATGGGCTCACTTCATTTGGCCCTGGTTATGGAATGGGCATGAATATTGAAGGTGGGACAAGTGCAAATTTTGGTGCAAACTCTGGTTTCATCAATAGCTCCAATGGGCGGCAAATAGGTTCGTACTACAATGGTAGTTCAAACAGATTAGCTAATCCTGTTGGGTATCTTGGTCTTACTGATGATTCAGGATCAATACTGAGCTCAATGTCAAGGAATGTCTGGGGTAATGGGAATTTAAACTACATGAGCAACCCTACAAACATGAATGCTTTCGCTTCAACTGGAATTGGGGGCCAAGGAAGTATTACTGGTGACAGTATTAATTGGGGAGGTCTCACTTCTGCCCATGCGATGGGTAGCATTTCAAGCCTTGGGTCAGGGAACCTTGGCCGTGGAACTGGAGATAATAACTTTGGTTTGCCTTCTGGCACCTATGGGAGGACCAATTCAACTGGTACAATAGGCGAACTGTTTTCTGCACCAACCAATACATATGAAGTGAACAACCCAGATACATATGGTAGCAGCTCTATTTATGGTGACACAAACTGGAGGTTCACGTCATCTGAAGTTCACACCCCTCCTTTTGGTCATGATCTTGGAAATGTTGATCCAGATATTAAATCAGATATATCAGCAAGTTACATGGGCGGCTACAATAATCAGCCAAGCAGAG GCATCACTTCCTAG